The window GCGCCGGAGCCGCTGGTGGTCGTGGTCGTCGTGGTGGTGGACGACGCGCCGGCCGTGGTGGCGGTGGTGCCCGAGGAGCCGGTGCTGGTGGTCGTCGTCGAGCCGCTGCTGGTGCTGCCGCTGGAGGTGCTCGCCGTGCTGCCGGAGCTGGAGCCGCCGGTGACGCCGCCGGGCTGCTCGCAGGTGCCGTTCACGCACTGGTTGCCGGCGTTGCAAGCCTGGCAGGCCGCGCCGGAGACGCCGCAGGTCTGCGCGGAGGGGAGCTGGCACACGCCGCTCGCGTCGCAGCAGCCCTTGCAGTTGGAGGCGTTACAGGATCCCGCGGTCGACGAGCCACAGCCGGCGAGCAGCGCGCCGCACGCGAGCGCCGCGCAGAGGAGGGTGAGCTTCGACAAGGGGGACCTCGGGAGTACCGGCCGAACGCACGCTCATCTCACGCCCGCACATGGACGGTCAACGAGCCCCAGATAGGCCTCCCGACAATTTTCGAAGGCGTCACCCACCCGGGCCAAGGATGAGACGCGTATCATTTCCGGAAGCGCCGCGAATCGGCGGTTAGAAGTGGGCCATGGCCACGGACACGCGCGATTTTCCGCTCACCTTCGCCTGGCGCGTGGAGATGGCCCGCGAGCTGGCGAGCGCGCTGCCGGAGCCGGAACTTCCCCGCGGGATGCTGTTCGTCGATTTCCGGCCCGTGCAGCTGCCCAAGCTCGCGCGCGTGGAGCACCGCGCGTTCGCCGGCGGCGCGGACGCCAAGATCTTCCGCGAGCACCTCCAGAACGAGCACGCATGTCAGCTCGCATGGAAGACGCGGCGCGACTTTGATCCGCGGACGTCGGTGGTCTTGCAGCAAGGCGCGGAGCCGGTGGGCTTCGTGCGTGCCGGCGGCGCGCGCGGGGTGGCGGTGATCGACTGCGTGGCGGTCGTGCCCGAGCTGCGCGGCGGCACGGGACGGGCGCTGATGCTCGAAGCGCTGCGGCGCATGCGCGCGCTCCGGTTCGAGGTGGCGCTGCTCACCGTGACCGCCGAGAACGCGACGGCCGTGCGCCTGTACGAACGCCTGGGCTTCCGCGAGGTGGGCTGGTCGATGGCCGTCTACCGGCGCTGACCGCGCGGCGGCTGCCGTGGGAGAATGGCGCCGCCATGTCCGATGACGAGGAGCTCGAGACCAGCCCCGCAAACGTCCCGCCCGGTGGACTGCGCCGGACGCTGATCGTGCTCGGCATCCTCGGCGGGCTGGGCGCGGGCGTGTGGGCCGTCTACAACATCCGCGGCCAGGCGGCGGTGCACGAATCGATCAGCCAGGCCACCCGGGCCATCGACGACCACCGCTACGACGAGGCCGAGCGCATCCTCAAGCGCGCCGAGAGCGAGGGCTGCGATCCGGAGACGCTGGAGGCGCTGCGCCGCGAGGTGCGCTCCGGGCAGATCCAGATGCGCGCCATCGACGAGGCCCGCGCCGCGCTCGCCGCCCACCGCTTCGACGACGCGCGCGTCACCCTGCAAGGCGTGACCAGCGACGCGCCCACCTACGTCGAAGCGCAGAAGCTGCTCGCCCAGATCGAGCCCGCGCGCGTGCACTGGCTCTACGAGCAAGCGCAGGAGGCGCTCAAGGCGGGCCAGCTCGATCGGGCGCGGCAGCTGCTCCCCGAGGTCGCGCAGCTCGAGCCGGAGCTGGGCAAGACGCTGGGGCTGGCGATCGCCGCGCAGACGCCGACCACCACCCTCGGCCTCTCGCTCGACCTCGACCGCAATGGCCCCGAGCCCGCGGTGCGCAAGGCGTTCGCGCCGGCGTTCGCGAAGTTCGCGTCGGGCGATCTCCCGGGCGCCAGCAAGGCCTTCTCCGAGGCGGGCCAGAGCCACCCCGACGGCACCCTGCGCGCGGCGGCGCGATCGCTCGCGCTCGCGAGCCAGTCGTGCGGCCAGGCCCTCGCGGCGGCGTCGACCAACGGCGTGGCTGATCTCTCGACGGCGATTCGCACCTGCGGTGACGTCGAGCCCGCGGGCAGGACGGTATCCGGCCTGCGCGCGCGCCTGGCCCAGACCTACGACGCCCAGGGCAACGCCGCGCTTGCGAAAGATCAAGCGCTCGACGCCGCGCGCGCCTTCCGCTCCGCCCAGCTGGCGA is drawn from Deltaproteobacteria bacterium and contains these coding sequences:
- a CDS encoding GNAT family N-acetyltransferase, with the protein product MATDTRDFPLTFAWRVEMARELASALPEPELPRGMLFVDFRPVQLPKLARVEHRAFAGGADAKIFREHLQNEHACQLAWKTRRDFDPRTSVVLQQGAEPVGFVRAGGARGVAVIDCVAVVPELRGGTGRALMLEALRRMRALRFEVALLTVTAENATAVRLYERLGFREVGWSMAVYRR